TGATGTCGGAGGGCTTCTATGAAACAAGTCTGTCTATCATCGGAAAACGAGTAATACACTTTGTAACGGTCGACTAAAATCCTATATGTCCCCTGCCAAGAGGGCTCTCTTGCGGGCATGGAAACCATGAGTGAAAGAATCTTGTCTTGGATGCTCCGGACCAAACGAATCCGGTATTCTTTCGTTTCTTCTTCCGTAAAATGAATGCTTTGAATATCCCTCAAGCTTTTCCTAGCCGAAGGGGTCCACTTCATATTCATTACAGCTGTCCCTTTTCAATCGCCTCAATGAGATCGTCGGTTGAATAGAGCGTGCCCTCGGCAATATCACGTTTGGCTTGCATAATCAATGCCTTAAGCTCACTGTCGCTTTCGATTTCTTCTTGGACAATGTTGCTTAATGGCTTCACCAGATAATGCTTACCCTCGACATCGACGATAGTGTCTTTATGCTCATATATCCATTCCTTGAAGAGCTCCGCATCATTGCCTTCGAGTTTTTTAAGCAACTTGGTGTCCCTCCTTAGATCGATCTTGTAAGTTTTATTATAACATTGATGACTGTAAGAAACAGCCTGAGATAAATCACTCGAGGAGAGCTTTATAACTCCTGCCTCCCCGCCCGCCGCTCGAAATGCACATGCAGCCGATACTCGCACACATCCCGCGTCCACCGATGCACGATTCTCCTATGCTCCGCCGCCGGTACATCCACTAACGAAAGCATCCCATCCTCGAACCGCGTCATGCTGCCGCGAGCACCGGCCCACTTCGTCAGCGGCATCCGCGCAATAAACCCGCTGACAGCCGTCTCGTCGTACGTCCACAGCCGCCGCGACTCCGCATCCGAGAAGTCGATCCGCTTCCGATACTCCTTCTCCATCAAGTAACGATGGAAGAACGGCGCCACCTCTTGCGGCGTCACCGGCTCCGCCCACCGTTCCGCGCCCAGCTCCAGCATGTACAGCAGCAAGACCATCTTATAGCTCTTCGCCATCGCCTCTTTTCGACATCCCGCAGCCACGCCTCGCTCGCCTCGTACGCAGCCTGCTCCTCCGCCGTCAGACAGCCCGCCCAGGACAAGAAGCTCGAATACGAACCGAACGTCTGCGCATACCCCTTGCTATCTTCACGCCCGTCGGGATGAAGCGGCACCGCCAGTCGTTCGCGGCAAGTGTGTAGATGGCGGCGACCACGCAGCCATATTTGTTTAGCTAAGTTAAATAAAGGAGCGGTTGGATCGGACTTAGGACTCATTCAAAAAAAAACATAGAATAGATCACTCTCAGCCTATCCAACAAAAGTTCGACAGCATTTATTCGACTTATTTCCCGGGAAAGCGAGTATGTGGCATCTCTTAAAGCAAGCTCCTTATCTTATATCGACAATTATCCAATCATTTTGGCAACGATTAATGCTGCTTTCTTCAGTTGATTCATGTCAAAGGAAGGTGGAATAAAAAGTCTACCCTTTTGTTAGACATGCAACTGTATGCGGGAGCATGTGGGGGTTGGATATGATCTGCATTAGTCGGATAAAACCCTTGATTTATAAGGGTTTTATCCGCGGCGTATTCTTTTTGTTCGCGTTTTGTTGCTTGCTGACGGTGTTCGTCAACAAGTCGTCAACAAATATCCAAAGACTACACAATCAAGAGGAGTCGGACACCAACTTGGGTGAGTCCTCATTGACTCGGTCGGGGTAATTATGTAGTCATCTTCGTTCAGTACCTTTACAATTCATTGAAGTTCCTCCTCAATCCTTTTAATAATCATCTCAGCAGTTTTGTTGTCAGTTGCCAAAGTAATGATGCTGAATATTTTTGAAATGAGCTTGCGTTCTGCCTTGTTGTATTGTGAAAGCCGGTCCGTGCGGCGTAGCATTTTAGGTTCTTCATACTCCTTATCTTCTTCAGGCGATATTACAGGTGGCACCGCAGCAGTAATCTTTCTCTTGGGGCGTTCAAGTTCAATCCGTTGAATTACTTTCTGCATTAGCCCATCTGATTTATTTTTCACTTTATCAATTTTTCCCAGTGCACTTTCTGCTGCCTTTTTTGTTTCTAGAACAGACTTAAGTTCGCGTTCGCGATGTGATGCATCCACAAAGAGACCTGCAGTTTCCTTTACTTTGAACTCAGTTTCCTTTTTTTCATATGTATCAATTTTTTTGTATGCACTGTTAATAGTAGAGCCGTCGTGGTAGATTTTGTAAAGCTCATCATTGAAATACCTTTGCAACTCACGCTCGAAATCAGCCCTTGCTGGATTCTCATTAAAATAGTCTCGTTGTGAGTTAGGAATAAGGTCCCTGTTCACTGCGAAAACCTCACCAATAAAATAACTATTGCCACGGTCTTCTTTGAATAATTTCTGGAGAGCGTCTTCACCACCGATCTGGATATTCTCTTTTCGCAATCGCAGGCCACGCATTTGGTTAATCTTTGGGATCGCTTTCTGGAATCTAGATATGCCGACCCACATCCACGCAATCAACTCACCATTTTTGTGGAAATCCTTAAAGTGGACACCAAATATATCATCGTACTTATTCCCCGTTGACGACTCTTTCAATATTGTCGTATATCTCTTAAAGATTGGCTCCCCATCAAGCGTAATATTATATTCGTCGATTTTCGTGCCGATTTCCTTAGCATGATTGTATATATCGGTTCGGTAAATGAAACTGTTTTGATAAGGAACAGGAGCAACAAAGGAAAGATAGTCCTTGATTTGTTGAAAATCGAGCAAGTCGGTGTTCTCCGAATTAATATAGTTCAGCTCCACACGAAAAAAATGCGAATCAATATTGTTTGTCTTTTTCCGCTCAAAACGATTTATGGCATTTAGCACTTCGTTTGCCGTGTGTTTCTTTCCACGTGCATTCTCATCGATAAGCCGGCGCATCTTCTTGGCATCGCATACCATAATGGACTCAGTTTCCTCACCTTTGACTGAAGAGCTGAAAATAAGTTCATTGCAGTACGCTAAGCCGCACAGCCTACCGATGCCCCTAAACCCTTTATCTTCACCGATTTTCTTATCGGAGTCAGCGATATTTCCCAGAGTTTCTTGAAAAGAAGCGGCAGGAATCCCTGTAGCATTATCCTCAATGATGATTGTTCGCTTGTCACGATCTAACCATATTTTAATGGTACCTTCATCATGTTTAAGAAGCCCTTCTTTAACGGCTTTATCGATCTGATCACAAGCATTCTGAATATATTCGCGGTAGATCACCTTGGAGTCTTGGTACATTCCTGTTGTTAGATTCTCAAGAATGTTTGCGCCAAAAATATAGTCTGCCATGTCTATATATCACCTACTTACTTGAACTGTTTGTAAACGGGTTTTGGAAAATGTATCTTCAAAAGGGAACGGAAGATGGGGTTCTGAACTAGATAATCACCCTGCTTAAAACGTGTTAACATATTTTGGTATGTGCTAGGAAGGCTTCTATAATCAGCGGTCGATGTTTCAATAGAGTTGGTCCTTCCATAAGCATGCGTTGCACAGTTGCCTGTTACACGCGGATGAATTGCAGAACGGAACTGCTCCGCCGCGAAAAGGACAACCCCTAATGAACGACCGCGCTCAGTGATATCGAGGATTTCACGGAGGATAGGTGACGACTTCGGTATCTCCTTTGACGCATACTTGTTGAGCTCATCAATGAAAATAACAATACGTGTCGGCGGCTCAACTCCAGACTCGGCATCGTATTCGCCTAACTTTAAGTTATAGATGGTCCGTACAGCGTCACCGAAGACAAACGCCTGCTTGTCTTCAGGTAGCTTGGCAATGTCAATTACATATACCTCGTTTTCCCGTATTTTCTTCAGCTCGTCGGCCAAGCGACATTCGTGCTTGCTTGGATCAGTGCGATTAGCAAACATATCGTCGTTCTTGGTAGCCTTATTAATGATGCGCTTGAACTTTCTCCAACTTAGTACAGAAATTTCATTGGAAACTCGTTGCTGGGAACCTCGCCCCGCGGGTTGGGAACGCTGAGACAGTTCATCGACTTTTTCCCTAAACTCAGTCCACGTATCAATATTGCCAAAATCCGGGTCAGTCTCGTCGATGATTTTGCTAATGATTGCTTCCATGGTCTGCTGAGGATCGTCAATATCAGCGAAGAGCATCTCTAGGCTCTCCTTATCGTCCTCATACGTGTACTTAAACTTTTGTAATTGCTCGTCTTCTATATACGCCTTCACATCTTCTGGAGACAGATATGTACTTTGCTTCGCCGACGCATTACTCGCGAAGGGGATATAATACTTCACATTTTTGAAAGGATCAGTAGACAACCCTAATGATTCGTATTCCTCGAAAATACGCTTCTCTTCGCCGGGTGCAACAGTTGAAAAGTCGTTCGGCCGGTCTATAGCCATTAAATCTCTTCCCTTAACATTGAATATGACAAAAGCAACGCTTTCGTTCATCTCGGCGTTAAGATACTGATCTTGTATGGCTTTCATTAGGAACATCGCATAAGAGGTCTTTGCGGCAAGCCCTGAGATACCTGATATATTGAGGTGTGCACCCTCCGGTCCCAAAATGAACTTCGAATTCAGATATACAGGGAGGGTAACCTCTTCCGTGGTACCTTCATACATCGTGAGAGACCCGCAGACAAGGGGATTTTCAATACGATCAAGTCCAAGTGCCATCGTAATTTCATCGGCTGTAGCAAGGTATACCTTGGCGTTATTATGGACTGGAGTGTATAGGTTTCTGTTATTAAAGGAAACCTTGGCTTTAGCATAGTTCATACCAACACGTAGGGTCGGCTCATCGATAGTTACATCACCGAAGTCACTAGAGATAAAGTTTGTCAAAAAACTCTGTGCATCAGTGATGTGTGAGATGTTCTCAATAACGCCAAAAGTATAGGAGCCTTCGATATGTTCTACTTTCACGATATCGAAAGCATGAAGTTTCAAGTCCGAGTTTGTCCAGAAATTAAACTCATCCATAGTTGTGGGACTTTTTTCGGTCGCTAGAACGCGACCAATCAATTTACTCATAAATTATTCTTCTCCTTAAAATAGATGCAAGAAACTCTCAGTACTAAGATAACGCGATTTCACAAAAGACTCTGTCAAGTATATAGGGTATATGTGATTCGCCCACCGGAGGTCCGAGCCATAACATACAGGATTACGTTCATTTATGAGGTAAGCGCTTAGTGTGTCTACTAGTTCGCTGTCAATGCCCGCCTCAATTTCTTCACCCGTAACGAGAATTTTTTCGATCTTTAGTATCCCGTCGAACGGCGTTCTGGTCTGCTTTTTATCTCTTAGGCGGATGTACCACACAGCGAACTTGATATCGCCAAGCATCGGATTCTCGTACTCTGCCACTGGAGTGCGATGATAGAGCGGCATATCCGCGATAAAACCAGGATTAGGTTTCCCATTAATATCCTCGCATACTTCTGGGTTGAAATTCTTTGACGCGCCTATTACCCAGTTATAGTTATTCTTGAAAGTTTGGTATCTCTTCTTGTCGGTTTTATCGTCTTTTGTTGGTCGATACTCTAGCGACCCGTCCTTGACTAAGTAATTGTTATGATTAAGCTTTCCCTCGCGTACAAGCTCAGCAACAAATTCTTTCTCAGCTTCTATCATTCTATCCTGAACACAGGCAGTAGCACGATCCTCGAACTTCTTATCTTCATTTCTAGATGTTTTATACGGCAAAATGGTGGAAAACTCTATCCCCAGTTTCTTTAATTCTATACACTCGCTTAATTTTTTTGTCGTGGCAGGCCAAAAACCAGATTTTCCATCCGCATCAGCTACATCTGGCATAGATAAAACAAACTCACGCTTAAACTTGGCCGGAGCTACTTTCTTATCGACGCGACGGCAGCAACCGACACCAATCTGTCCGGCAATCACAGGGTATATAACACTTCGGCCGCCAGATTGTCTGTATGCGATGTCATCCACCTTGAAAACCCTACGCGAACCGTCCAAGAAATAGCTAAGAATTTGATCATCCCGTGAGGCTAGCTTCTTGCACAGTCCTGACAGGTCGACGTAGGTCCTATGTTGAGTCGTTTCTGCTCTTCTTTTCCAGATAATCTCGCTATTTCCATAGTCGACTGACGGACGATCCGCATGATCAAGCCCATACTTATGACCCTTATAGCTCTTACCACCAGTAACTTCAGCAAGGATATTCATAACCTTGTCATGCTTTGGTTTAGAAAAATGTTCGTTGGTGCTACTCATCATTCCTTTGCCTCCTTGCTGACAGACCCTTCTGTTTCCTTGCTCACGTCTATTATCCATTTTTAATATACTTGCAATTTAGAATCTTTTAACGAAATGACCGGGGATCAATAATTAAAAGCCCAAGAGCATTCCTCCGTATTTAACTAAAGACTCTAACGGAGCTATTTATAATTACCTTGTTTAAAAACTTATCCGAAGGTTCCCTTGCTTAACCTCACACAAAATCCCAACTGTTCCCAGGCCTTTCACTCGTGACACCTAAAAAAAATTAATTAAATACCTTAATTATTATATTATCTTCAATGCCCATTGTTAAGAAACGATTTTCTGAAAAAATCTATTCCTCCGGTCCGTAGATTGTTGAATTAGGATGGAATTTTTTCACGATTAGTTACAAAAAATTTGATTAGTCCAAGCGCTATTATCAAAAACACCAACTACTCGATACTCTCCGGAGCATTGTGTCCCTAATTTTCTGAGATAAATCACAAAAACCGTCCGCATTAACAAAGGCATCAGGCCTTAGTTTGTAGGATACATGCTTTTCCATACTTCTAGTTCATAAGACCTTTAATTTATGTAATAATTTCTCCTCAAATCTAGCGGATCCCTCTATTTTGCATCATCCTTTTCAGATAAACCCAAATGGAACAAATAACAAAAAACCCCAGATTCACGATAATAGTGAATTCTAGAGGTTTTTGACGATAAATTATCTAATTTGTAACATGATTATTCCCCTTGCCACGCTGCCGCAACTTCCATCTCACCTAATAATTGCTCATCATTATCACATTCCATACTACTTAATAGGGATTCATACTCACTATACACCTTACGGAACGTTTGGGAAACGCGAGAGTCTGAGTAAATATTTACGGACTGACCATTTACTTTTGTATTAATACGTTGCATAAAACTTTCAACGCGGACGTAATCGCTTATATCCATTTTGCATTCGCCATGTTTGTTAATTAAGTCTTGTTTCAACATATCAAAAAACGGGAACAGCTTTCCGTTTAAATGTTGAAGATCAAACCCTTTGCTAATAATATAGTCCTGGTATTGTTCAAATACCTGTGTAGAAGGGACAGGTGTGAATAACATGGGGATGACCGAACCAACTCGCTCGCTGGCATATAGAGCGGTATCATAGATCTCTTCCAGGTCTTCACCAGGCAGTCCAAACATAACAAAAGCATTTACATTCTGTCTCCGCGTGTCGAACCCGACTTCCTCCAAAGCTGCTAACAACGATTCAAAGCGATGTAAATTACTGTTCCACGATCGATTCCATCGGGCGTTGGTTTCCTTTTTTATTGTTTCAAGGGGCAAGTAGATCTTTTCGAATCCGGCTAATTTCATTAAATATACTATTTCTGGAACGCCAACCAGGTATAATCCCAGTGAACTGTCACTTTCATTTTCATATACGATCTCATCCCTGCCGTTATCCTTTGGAACTTTACGTAAGATGACTTCTTCTCCGCCTATTTGCAGCTTTAGATACTCCTCGGGATTACTCTTGTCAATAATCTCAACTGATCCCTGTGTAAGGTCCTCTTCCAAAGTTATAAATGAACGTTTCTGCATTGATTTTTGGTTTTTATAGTTTTCGTATATCCCTTCTGTACCTGGCTGTTCCGGAGGCAAATCTGTATCTACCGATAGTGTAGCAAGTATCTGCCTATTCGATTTTAACTTAAGTAAAAAACGCTTATGGTCACTCAATGCTACTCCAATCTCAATTCCTTCCGGAGCATAAATCTTAATCCCGTATAACGACTTATCTGTAAGAACAGCTTTCAAAATACGCTTGAATTCTTTCATTTTCATTAATAAATTATCTTCATAAAAGCAAAAAACTCGTGTCCCTTGAACAAATTTTTCTTTAATCTCCCGTATTACATCCTCAAAGTCTCGATTGCGTACTTTTGTTCCATCGTTAAGAATGTTAGACGCACAGTACGAGCAAATATGCGGACATCCACGGGATGTAGTTAATATTGTGTAGGGTGGGCGCTCGCCCTCTTCATATAAGTCCGTCGCTAGTGCTAGGTTCGAGGCCCCTGGGATCTCATTTCGAACTACAAGATGCTGCGACATCAGATGCTCATCTGAGAGTTTTACATAGTCTCCTTTAATTACAAGTGCTTCAATTCCAAGCTTAGAGCCAGCATGCCCAGGTGCCAAAGTAGGATAAATGCCCCCTACCCTAATTTTTGCTTGGGGAAATACTTCCAGAGCAAGTTTAATTACATCACGAGTACTTTCCCACCAATAAGTCATAATTGAAGTTACCCAAAATTCAATAACTTCGTACTCTTTATATTTTATCTCTTCTTTAAGCTCGAATAACTGGTTTTCTAACGTTCCAATCGGACAACCAAACTCATATTTCCATTTCTCATTTGGTTTCAACTTATAACCAAATCTATCAGGAACGTACTCCTTGTTTGTACCTAAGACTACGACACTTTTCTTTTGCTTTCTTACTGCATCAAAACTTTCAAATTCTGTTACACTTTCAATGACGCCACTTTCTTTCCCGTATGGATTTAAGCAATCAAATAATTTTAAATCATATAAATTGCTTTCGCGCAGCCAAGTCGCAATCTTTAATAAGCCGTGAGGCATACTCCACCTAGCCCAGTATTGCGTGTCGTATATTGGTGGGTTAACTAATATCGCAAGTTTACGGCGTTCCATAACATCAACCCTTTTTCCCTAAACTTCTCTTTAAAGCAATAGAACAGTAATGATCATCAAAAAAATTAAATGATTGACCCAATCTCTTCTCATTCAGAAAGCTTGTATGCTGGTAAAACTCCTTGTACTCTTCCCTGGAAATTCCGTTTTTCTCCGATAACGGAAAAACATGAGGTGAAAGTAGGTCAAGCTTACCGGCTTTGGAGTATGATTTATATTCATCCGTATTAAAGGATGGCGTATAAGGCTTAGGTATAAGCGAACCACAAAGTTGTAACAGCTGAAAACTATGACGGAACATTGTCTCTAAGTCATCATCTTGTGTACCGATCATCAGAAAACCAGCTAGGTTCCCAGAACTAATTTTATACCTTTTTAATTCTCTATATACCCTTAGGTAATGATCAATTGCGAGATCATTACCTTCTTTTTCATACTCCAGAAAGAATGAACGAAATCCTGCTTCGTACATGTCTTGAAAGATCCCCGGTGGAGCATCTTTAATCTCAACTCCACACAATCCGTAAAGGGACAGTTGTATTTCTTGTTTCTTGAGTTCCCTAATAAATTCTTTCAGTATTTCACCATTATTTACGAATAGGTTGCCCTCAAAAATAACCACATCTTTTATATTATTCCGTTTCAATACGTTTACTTGTTCCAAAAGCCCAGGAACTGGGTCCAAGGAAAACTTTACCCCCCCAAACTGGGGGAGTTTTTCTGAATTCAATTTTCTAGTGATTGCCTTGTAGTATATCTCAAAATCCGGCAAACAAGATTTCAAATCAATGAAATCCGTAACCAAGAATGTGGCCCCAATTCTTTGAGCATGCTCGGTTTCTATCGCCGCATATGGACCAATAATGGAAATCTTCACCCCAGGAATCAGGGTTTTTAAATAAGGGATCAGCGTTCGTAACGTTTCGTACCAATATGAGGTAAGGGTATTTATAACAATATGATCGGGTTCCCATTCTTTAAGAACGAGACGAAGGTTCTTAGACGCTTCATCCATAGGCATCCCATATGTGCGTGCCTTATATGAGGTGTTATCAATTATTTTTTGCTTTGCTAAATCTCTGACAGCCACACGCCCAGACTCCGTTGGGAGCATAAAATCAAGTAGTTGAACATCGCAATGCATTTGGTCTAATAGTGTACTTAACATAAGGAGGGTTGTTGGTTGGTTCCAACGTACCCATGCATATCTAACCTCTTGTACAGGAGGATTTATAAGTAATACCTTCGTGTTTGAAATAAATTCCTTTAGCCACTGGTTTGCTTGTATACAAATGCCCATTTTTCGTCCCCTGCTAAATTTTGTTAGTTACAAGTTTGATGTAAACCTCCATTTGGTCTTGCGGGAGGTTAGAAGCAACTGTTGCCAAGCAATGCTTGATGAACCCCGCATCTCCCATTGTGCTTCGAATCGGATGATCCCAATTTAAGTAGATTTTATTCTGACTTGGATTCACCTCACAAAATGCTTTCACATGCTTCCCCTGTTTGTAGATAATCTCGAAATCTTCTCCACCAATTGAAATATTACGTTTCCAGATATCAGCACGTTTATTTAACTTTAATGTCTTGGACACATAATCAATTTGATAATCACCTGTTACTTCTTCCTCAACTGAAACAGTAAAGGATGCTAGTTTCCCTTCGGCTTTAAAAGGTGCCGCAGGGGCCAACTGAAGCTCATACGTCAAGCTTCCTTTGTAAAAGTGGTCCATCACCTCAGGATCCTCAAAAGAGAGTTCCATTATGCCGGCACTAGCTTCAATAATTGCATTACGTTGAGCTTCATGACGTTTTATAAAATTCGTCATACTGGCGTTAATATCACTTCGGTTTATAATAGCATCAATCAACTGTTTTAGTGGGCCCTCTAATCTTTCCGGATTGTCACCGATCAACAGTTGCTTTAACCGATTATATTGCTTGCTTTCCTTATAAAACCCATCACGCCCGGGGTTTATATCATGAATTGCATCAATACCTTTTGTGATATTAATTTCACCTGATATTTGGGATAAGGCAACTTTAGATGAGCCCGTAAGTAATTGGTCGAGTCCAAGGAATGTGGGGTCCCCTATTGCCACCCCTTTTACTCGGATCAATATCCCACGGCATTCAGCAGGAAAAATAGTTGTCGATTGACCAATTAAAAATCCTTTTGCCTCAAAATCGTCATTAGTAAACCGTAATATTTTTATTAGGTCAGCATCTGTATTTTCATCTAGCTGCCGTTCCGGTTCTATTACTTTACGATGCAGATTTTCAGTTAAACCACCATTAATGGAGTATGAGATAGTTATGGGGTAATCTAAGTTCTCCCCGTCCATCTCAGCCCGGATAAAATCGCGAACTCCCTCAGGAATGTTATTGTGGAGATTTGCCTTTATTGGGATAATACGACTAAGATTCCAAAGGAACTGTTCATCTCCGCCAAAACTCTCAATATTCCTAGCCCGTTTTTTCGCAGGTTTAGAGAGGTCCCTCACAACAAAATCTTTTAGCTCTTTTAATGTTATTCTTGTGTAAGAGCCTTGCTGTTCCGACGGCTCAACTACTCGAATGGTAGTCGTGCAAAAATTATCAATATCTTCAAGGCTACGATTAGATTCAAGCGAGAATAAAGCTTTAAAGTTTATCGTCGCAACAAGCTCAATTTCAGAAGCTCTTAAGGTGTACGCTACCTGTGCGTAATTTAGAGATTTCTGAGTCGTAACAACACCATGCTCTTGAATATCAAAAGCAACTGGCTCACCGTTTTCATTCGTTATACTAATAACTTCAATACGTTCCAATAATTCACGCCCAAGACCACCTGGAACAATAACTCCCAGATCTAACCTTCTTTGACCATTGGCTTCCCAATGAAACACATGTTGCGAGATTGACCCTTTCTTTGTTCTAACTTCTACTTCATCACAGTATCTAGCAGGAGCGAGAAAACCAATTCCTTTACCACCAATCCGAGGCCTTTGCTTTCTCGAAGTATACTCATCCTTTTGGGAGCTTTTTCCGATCCTAATATAATCCCTTACGAATTCTATAGGGTCCATCCCACAGCCATCGTCTGATATGGTCAACAAGCGATAATTCTCGATAAAATCTAAATGAACGCTATCAGCATCTGCATCATAAGCATTTGATACCATTTCTTTGACGGCCTTTACGAAAGGTTGATATACACCAGATAACTCTCGTAATACTACAGGGCTAATGCCGCCGAATCGCAAGTTAGAATGTGCGGGCTTCAAATCAGTTTCAAAAGTGCTCACTCAATAACTCCTCCAATGCGTACAAGGCCAGAGTTCCTGTACATTGTTCCTCATCAACTGTCAATAGCATCACGTACTTATCGTTTATATCTACTAAAAACTGATTATTTTGCTTTGTGAACTGTGCTTGCCTGCCCGTCGGAATATGATATGCACAGAATTCATCATATTTCGTCGACCATACCAATATCTCTTGGTTAATAACTATATCTGCAATAAAGCTATTTCTGGCGTATGTTTCATTATAGGAATCAAACGTCCCCTTGGTTCGTCCCTCATTTGTGACGTTATCTAATTGCACCTGCCATAAAGAATCTCCAGTTCGTTTATCGATACAAACCATTTCGTCATTGGGCAGGAGAAATATAAGCTTGTCCCCCAACGCACCTCGATACTGACTGCCAGAGAAGTTGTTTAATTGCCAAGCCGTTCTTCCTTCTTGCTTGGCGATAAGCCCCTTCTGGTCAGAATTTTGTACCATCTGCATTTGTCCGAGAGACCATATCCCAGATATCGGCGAAGCCCTTCCCAATGTAGATGCGGTACCCGATGTTAAGTCAATTTGTAAGAGGCCGCAGCTATAGGTCCTCGATGTATTATCTAATGTATACGGAATTGAGAATTTCTCGACTAAAGCAACTTGATTGATTTCCCATTCCATTTGGAAGGTGGATAATGTAAACCAGCCAAAGCGACTAAGTTGGTCATGGGTTCTAGCATCTTGTACTTTGGATAATAAAACATTAGCGCCCACCGCTCCAATTATTACATTATAAATGGTATTCGTCTCACGAACTTTCTTTTCGTTTATAGAGACCACTTGTAACTTGCGGCGATTTGTTTCCAACTCGCGGGAAAGCACCACCATGTGTTTATCGGTCAACAACGCCCAGTTTGCAACTGACCAGTATGCTGGTAATTTCCCATACCATGTACACTCCATCAACAAGCTCCTGTCGGCGAAAAAATCAATGCATCTAATTGTGTTTTTACCATGTCTGAAGCTTGCCGGCTGGAATACCCTTTAAAGTCACCATCACTCATCCAATTAACGTGTTTAGCACGCATTAAATACTCGTGAAGTTGAGCTTTATCGATCTCCCCCAATTCCCGCTTAAGCACAAGCGGGATAAGGTAACTACCCAGTTTACTTACGGCTAGTGTTCCCATTGACTTTTTTAATAATGAGTTTCTTGTGGCGCTCCAGGCCTCGGGCCAAACTTGTGCAACAACATCCCAAAAATCTATAGCTAATCTATATTGCTTTTCAAGGTCAAGCATCTTTACTTCCCCTGATTGAAACAATTCCTCTAGCGATGCCCTTAAAGATTGAAGCGAAACTGGCCGTTTTGTACCACGGGCGCCCACAAGGTTTACGTTAT
The nucleotide sequence above comes from Paenibacillus antri. Encoded proteins:
- a CDS encoding ATP-binding protein; the protein is MSTFETDLKPAHSNLRFGGISPVVLRELSGVYQPFVKAVKEMVSNAYDADADSVHLDFIENYRLLTISDDGCGMDPIEFVRDYIRIGKSSQKDEYTSRKQRPRIGGKGIGFLAPARYCDEVEVRTKKGSISQHVFHWEANGQRRLDLGVIVPGGLGRELLERIEVISITNENGEPVAFDIQEHGVVTTQKSLNYAQVAYTLRASEIELVATINFKALFSLESNRSLEDIDNFCTTTIRVVEPSEQQGSYTRITLKELKDFVVRDLSKPAKKRARNIESFGGDEQFLWNLSRIIPIKANLHNNIPEGVRDFIRAEMDGENLDYPITISYSINGGLTENLHRKVIEPERQLDENTDADLIKILRFTNDDFEAKGFLIGQSTTIFPAECRGILIRVKGVAIGDPTFLGLDQLLTGSSKVALSQISGEINITKGIDAIHDINPGRDGFYKESKQYNRLKQLLIGDNPERLEGPLKQLIDAIINRSDINASMTNFIKRHEAQRNAIIEASAGIMELSFEDPEVMDHFYKGSLTYELQLAPAAPFKAEGKLASFTVSVEEEVTGDYQIDYVSKTLKLNKRADIWKRNISIGGEDFEIIYKQGKHVKAFCEVNPSQNKIYLNWDHPIRSTMGDAGFIKHCLATVASNLPQDQMEVYIKLVTNKI